In Callospermophilus lateralis isolate mCalLat2 chromosome 19, mCalLat2.hap1, whole genome shotgun sequence, the following are encoded in one genomic region:
- the Papolb gene encoding LOW QUALITY PROTEIN: poly(A) polymerase beta (The sequence of the model RefSeq protein was modified relative to this genomic sequence to represent the inferred CDS: deleted 1 base in 1 codon) yields the protein MPFPAAVPGAPLAPPQPCGISSAISLAAPRDTDHELTQKLVETLKPFGVFEEEEELQRRILILEKLNNLVKEWIREISESKSLPKAVTESVGGKIFTFGSYRLGVHTKGADIDALCVAPRHVDRSDFFTSFYDKLKLQEEVRDLRAVEEAFVPVIKLCFDGIEIDILFARLALQTIPEDLDLRDDSLLKNLDIRCIRSLNGCRVTDEILHLVPNIDNFRLTLRAIKLWAKCHNIYSNILGFLGGVSWAMLVARTCQLYPNAIASTLVRKFFLVFSEWEWPNPVLLKEPEERNLNLPVWDPRVNPSDRYHLMPIITPAYPQQNSTYNVSVSTRMVMIEEFKQGLAITHEILLNKAEWSKLFEAPSFFQKYKHYIVLLASAPTEKQHLEWVGLVESKIRILVGSLEKNEFITLAHVNPQSFPAPKENPDKEEFRTMWVIGLVLKKPENSETLSIDLTYDIQSFTDTVYRQAINSKMFEMDMKIAAMHLRRKELHQLLPNHVLQKKKTHTAEGIMLSAVNDSSLHLTVDSENSMSVPLPMGATKTGPLTGSPQGRSSPALAVMAASVTNIQAPEVSLQQVNPSESSGVTLSESIPQTPSQPTISPPPKPTVTRVVSSTHLVNHPPDLQEMQQLIYLIL from the exons ATGCCGTTTCCCGCGGCGGTCCCGGGAGCGCCGCTGGCGCCGCCGCAACCCTGCGGCATCTCCTCGGCGATCAGCCTGGCCGCCCCCAGGGACACGGACCACGAGCTCACGCAGAAGCTGGTGGAGACCCTGAAGCCCTTCGGGGTGTTcgaggaggaagaggagctgCAGCGCAGGATTCTAATTTTGGAAAAACTAAACAACTTGGTGAAGGAGTGGATACGCGAAATCAGTGAAAGCAAGAGTCTTCCGAAAGCTGTGACTGAGAGTGTCGGGGGGAAAATTTTCACGTTCGGCTCTTACAGACTGGGAGTGCACACGAAGGGTGCCGATATCGACGCGCTGTGCGTCGCGCCGAGACACGTCGACCGCAGCGACTTTTTCACCTCATTTTACGATAAATTGAAACTACAGGAAGAAGTCAGAGATTTAAGGGCCGTTGAGGAGGCATTTGTGCCAGTGATCAAACTGTGTTTTGATGGGATAGAGATAGATATTTTGTTTGCAAGATTAGCATTGCAGACTATTCCAGAAGATTTGGACTTAAGAGATGACAGTCTGCTTAAAAATTTAGATATTAGATGCATAAGAAGCCTAAACGGCTGCCGGGTAACTGATGAAATTTTGCATCTAGTACCAAACATTGACAACTTCAGGTTAACTCTGAGAGCCATCAAATTGTGGGCCAAATGCCACAATATCTATTCCAATATATTAGGTTTCCTTGGAGGTGTTTCCTGGGCTATGCTAGTAGCAAGAACCTGCCAGCTTTATCCAAATGCAATAGCATCAACTCTTGTCCGtaaatttttcctggtgttttctGAATGGGAATGGCCAAATCCAGTGTTATTAAAAGAGCCTGAAGAACGAAATCTTAATTTACCTGTGTGGGACCCAAGAGTAAATCCCAGTGATAGGTACCATCTTATGCCTATAATCACACCAGCATACCCACAGCAGAACTCCACATACAACGTTTCAGTTTCAACCAGGATGGTCATGATTGAGGAGTTTAAGCAAGGGCTTGCTATCACACATGAAATTTTGCTGAACAAGGCAGAGTGGTCCAAACTTTTTGAAGCTCCAAGCTTCTTTCAAAAGTACAAACATTATATTGTACTTCTGGCAAGTGCACCAACAGAAAAACAACATCTAGAATGGGTGGGCTTGGTGGAATCAAAGATCCGAATTCTGGTTGGGAGCTTGGAGAAGAATGAATTTATTACGCTGGCACATGTGAATCCCCAGTCATTTCCAGCACCCAAAGAAAATCCTGACAAGGAAGAATTTCGTACAATGTGGGTGATTGGGTTAGTGTTAAAAAAGCCAGAAAATTCTGAAACTCTCAGTATTGATCTCACCTATGATATTCAGTCTTTCACAGATACAGTTTATAGGCAAGCAATAAATAGTAAGATGTTTGAGATGGATATGAAAATTGCTGCAATGCATTTAAGAAGAAAGGAGCTTCATCAACTACTCCCTAATCATGTtcttcagaaaaagaaaacacatacTGCAGAAGGTATAATGTTGTCAGCTGTGAATGACAGCAGCCTCCACTTGACTGTAGATAGTGAAAACAGCATGTCTGTGCCTTTACCTATGGGTGCCACAAAGACTGGCCCATTGACTGGCAGCCCTCAGGGAAGAAGCAGTCCTGCTCTGGCTGTGATGGCAGCATCTGTGACCAACATACAGGCTCCTGAAGTTTCCTTGCAACAAGTGAATCCCAGTGAAAGCTCAGGGGTTACATTGAGTGAAAGCATTCCTCAGACTCCCTCACAGCCTACCATTTCTCCACCACCAAAGCCCACAGTCACCAGAGTTGTTTCTTCAACACATTTGGTAAATCATCCACCT GACCTTCAGGAAATGCAGCAACTAATATACCTAATCCTATAG